The following are encoded together in the Lactuca sativa cultivar Salinas chromosome 1, Lsat_Salinas_v11, whole genome shotgun sequence genome:
- the LOC111885986 gene encoding uncharacterized protein LOC111885986 encodes MDRSYDAVNGKWRDLCAICTKFNGIFENLKNMHKSGSNDFNILSTVCYQFKVTNNGKPFGHQKAWEVCRQGPKWVLNPETSHSDSTTGSNKRARTFESDTGFGLNLNDDVDVAEGDGPPEVQLRRPPGRDKAKRATSSSGKATTTSDNGLVESIDKTLSFLEKKYESTEEARRQKIALTDLQIIKLEAPTGSRPRKSRDIYQNPTTCPC; translated from the coding sequence ATGGATCGGTCCTACGACGCGGTCAACGGGAAATGGCGTGATCTTTGCGCGATTTGCACAAAGTTTAATGGCAtatttgaaaatctaaaaaaTATGCATAAAAGTGGTTCCAACGATTTCAACATTTTATCAACCGTGTGCTACCAATTCAAAGTGACCAACAACGGTAAACCATTTGGTCACCAAAAAGCATGGGAAGTTTGTCGTCAAGGTCCAAAATGGGTCCTTAATCCGGAGACATCGCATTCGGACTCGACCACCGGCTCCAACAAAAGAGCAAGAACTTTTGAATCGGACACAGGTTTTGGGTTAAACCTCAATGATGACGTCGATGTTGCCGAGGGAGACGGTCCACCTGAAGTCCAACTCCGTCGACCACCGGGAAGGGACAAAGCAAAACGGGCGACGTCTTCAAGCGGGAAAGCAACCACAACTAGTGACAACGGGCTTGTGGAATCAATAGATAAAACTTTAAgttttctagaaaaaaaataCGAATCCACGGAGGAAGCTCGTCGCCAAAAAATCGCTCTTACCGATCTTCAAATCATAAAACTCGAAGCCCCTACCGGATCTCGACCCAGAAAATCTCGCGACATTTATCAAAATCCAACAACGTGTCCGTGCTAA
- the LOC111886028 gene encoding aquaporin PIP2-2: MTKDVEVAEHHGGGGEYTAKDYHDPPPAPFFDADELTKWSFYRALIAEFVATLLFLYVTVLTVIGYKSQTDPALDLDQCGGVGILGIAWAFGGMIFILVYCTAGISGGHINPAVTFGLFLARKVSLIRAVGYMIAQCLGAICGVGLVKAFQSSYYDRYGGGANELADGYNKGTGLGAEIIGTFVLVYTVFSATDPKRSARDSHVPVLAPLPIGFAVFMVHLATIPITGTGINPARSFGAAVIYNKAKAWDDQWIFWVGPFIGALAAAVYHQFVLRAAAIKALGSFRSNA; the protein is encoded by the exons ATGACTAAAGACGTTGAAGTGGCGGAGCACCACGGCGGCGGCGGCGAATACACCGCCAAGGACTACCACGATCCACCTCCTGCCCCCTTCTTTGACGCTGACGAACTCACCAAATGGTCCTTCTACAGAGCACTCATTGCCGAGTTCGTCGCCACTCTCCTCTTCCTCTACGTCACTGTTTTAACAGTCATCGGTTACAAAAGCCAGACCGATCCTGCTTTGGACCTCGATCAGTGCGGCGGCGTCGGAATTCTCGGCATCGCCTGGGCCTTCGGCGGCATGATCTTCATCCTCGTCTACTGCACCGCCGGTATCTCCG GAGGACACATTAACCCTGCTGTGACATTCGGTTTGTTTTTGGCGAGAAAGGTGTCGTTGATTAGGGCTGTAGGTTACATGATTGCACAGTGTTTGGGAGCAATTTGTGGTGTAGGGTTAGTGAAAGCTTTCCAGAGCTCATACTACGACCGGTACGGCGGCGGAGCCAACGAATTGGCCGACGGTTACAATAAGGGCACCGGACTCGGTGCTGAGATCATCGGCACCTTCGTCCTTGTTTACACTGTCTTCTCTGCCACCGATCCCAAGAGGAGTGCACGAGACTCCCATGTTCCT GTATTGGCACCACTTCCCATCGGTTTCGCTGTTTTCATGGTGCACTTGGCCACCATTCCGATCACCGGCACCGGCATCAACCCGGCGAGAAGTTTTGGCGCCGCCGTGATTTACAACAAGGCGAAGGCATGGGATGATCAA TGGATCTTCTGGGTGGGACCATTCATCGGAGCATTGGCCGCCGCCGTCTACCACCAGTTTGTACTGAGAGCCGCCGCAATCAAGGCACTTGGCTCTTTCAGAAGCAATGCTTGA